Proteins encoded within one genomic window of Formosa agariphila KMM 3901:
- a CDS encoding circularly permuted type 2 ATP-grasp protein — protein sequence MPIDKNTLFENYFSDFKNYDEVLKSNMSVNPNWEKLLSNLTQMGSSALTSKQEEMDWLMDENGVTYNVYNDPKGMHRAWKLNIVPFLIHQKEWDKIEKGLQQRSELLNLTLKDIYGKRELIKNGIVPQEVIYAHRGFLRQCDQIKYKTSKDLLIHSADLARGPDGQMWVVNDRTQAPSGMGYALENRYATSRILPDIFKDIHVKPPSPFFADFNKMLIDSAPQNKENPNIVILTPGPLNETYFEHAYMSSFLGYPLVAGNDLVVRSGKLWMKSLKELKQVDVILRRVDDVFMDPLELREDSYLGVAGLLDVVREQQVTIINPIGSGILENSGLIPFMNAICKYFFKEDLILPQIGSWWCGQKKERDYVLENLSNLVLKRIDRSNRENIFFCEFLKPKALENLKKEIIANPFVFVAQEKILFSTAPDFAKDKLEPRKVMCRTFSVAKGDGYSIMPGGLVRVASEREDLFVSNQRGGVSKDFWIITDEPQTNIQNYSWDNTCKISLSGINDLPSNTAENLYWSGRYLGRALVTARYIRTVLTKMSNEQYNKQGEQSESLLCLLKSVTHITSTFPGFVGKDGETTLKDPLKEILSILIDKNRPGSLAQTLSSFNNSYFTLRNLWSKDMWRVYDGIQKNWKLFVDDADENTSIQSLIKFLDKIITRLIAFMALIEESIMVEQGLLLYFIGLQSEQAMMRITKCRSLLVVSHSKQTQYEILEALLNSHESLNIYRYSYRSHLSTGNVLELILLNEEFPKSLTYQLKRIQKDVDKLPHSENIGAVTACQKFISEANSKIRNLNLDFLLELSADDTIIRENLDDSLTELSDLLHEMSLSLSDTYFNHSYQQKQLVDQNFPF from the coding sequence ATGCCGATTGATAAAAACACTTTATTTGAGAACTATTTTTCTGATTTTAAAAATTATGACGAAGTTCTTAAATCTAACATGTCCGTTAATCCCAATTGGGAAAAATTATTAAGTAATCTTACTCAAATGGGGTCTAGCGCCTTGACCTCAAAACAAGAGGAGATGGATTGGTTAATGGACGAAAACGGTGTAACCTATAATGTTTACAACGACCCGAAAGGGATGCACCGTGCGTGGAAATTAAATATAGTCCCTTTTCTAATTCACCAAAAAGAGTGGGATAAAATAGAAAAAGGACTACAACAACGTTCGGAATTATTAAACCTAACGTTAAAAGATATTTACGGAAAACGCGAACTTATAAAAAACGGTATTGTACCACAAGAAGTTATCTATGCACATCGTGGCTTTTTAAGACAGTGTGATCAAATAAAATATAAAACATCTAAAGATTTACTAATCCATTCTGCAGATTTAGCTCGTGGACCAGACGGACAAATGTGGGTTGTTAATGACAGAACTCAAGCGCCTTCGGGCATGGGCTATGCGTTAGAAAACAGATATGCTACAAGTAGAATTTTACCCGATATTTTTAAAGATATTCACGTAAAACCACCGTCGCCTTTCTTTGCCGATTTTAATAAAATGCTGATTGATTCGGCACCACAAAACAAAGAAAACCCAAACATTGTTATCTTAACACCTGGACCTCTAAACGAGACTTATTTTGAGCATGCGTATATGTCTTCATTTTTAGGATATCCGTTAGTTGCCGGGAACGACCTAGTAGTAAGAAGCGGAAAACTTTGGATGAAATCTCTAAAAGAGCTTAAACAAGTCGATGTTATATTAAGACGTGTAGACGACGTGTTTATGGATCCGTTAGAACTTCGTGAAGATTCGTACTTAGGTGTAGCAGGATTATTAGATGTAGTAAGAGAACAACAAGTTACAATTATAAACCCTATAGGTAGTGGGATTTTAGAAAATTCGGGACTTATTCCGTTTATGAATGCGATTTGTAAATACTTTTTTAAAGAAGATTTAATACTTCCACAAATTGGCTCTTGGTGGTGCGGACAGAAAAAAGAACGCGATTATGTTCTAGAAAATCTATCTAATTTAGTTTTAAAACGTATTGATAGATCAAACAGGGAGAACATTTTTTTCTGCGAATTCCTTAAACCTAAAGCTTTAGAAAACCTAAAGAAAGAAATCATTGCCAATCCGTTTGTATTTGTTGCTCAAGAAAAAATATTGTTTTCTACGGCTCCAGATTTTGCAAAAGATAAATTAGAACCTCGTAAAGTTATGTGCAGAACGTTTTCTGTGGCTAAAGGCGATGGGTATTCTATTATGCCAGGTGGCTTAGTTCGTGTCGCTTCGGAGCGTGAGGATTTATTTGTATCCAATCAGCGTGGTGGTGTAAGTAAGGATTTCTGGATTATTACAGACGAACCTCAAACCAATATTCAAAATTACTCTTGGGATAATACCTGTAAGATTTCATTATCTGGTATCAATGATTTACCAAGTAACACCGCTGAAAATTTATATTGGTCTGGACGTTATTTAGGTCGTGCCTTAGTAACAGCGCGCTATATACGTACGGTTTTAACAAAAATGAGCAACGAACAGTATAATAAACAAGGTGAACAATCAGAGAGTTTGCTTTGCTTATTAAAATCTGTCACACATATTACATCTACCTTTCCAGGATTTGTTGGTAAGGATGGTGAAACAACTTTAAAAGATCCATTAAAAGAAATCTTATCTATTTTAATTGATAAGAATAGGCCTGGAAGTTTAGCTCAAACTTTGAGTAGTTTTAATAATTCGTATTTCACATTAAGGAATTTATGGTCTAAAGACATGTGGCGTGTTTACGATGGTATTCAGAAAAACTGGAAATTATTTGTAGATGATGCCGATGAAAATACCTCAATACAGTCGCTCATAAAATTTTTAGATAAGATTATTACTAGACTTATAGCGTTTATGGCACTTATAGAAGAAAGTATAATGGTTGAACAAGGCCTTCTACTTTATTTTATTGGTTTACAAAGCGAACAAGCCATGATGCGCATTACAAAATGCCGCTCTCTTTTGGTAGTGAGTCACAGTAAACAAACCCAATACGAGATTTTAGAAGCATTACTTAACAGTCACGAAAGTTTAAACATTTACAGGTATAGTTACCGTTCTCACTTAAGTACAGGAAACGTTTTAGAACTTATTCTTTTAAACGAAGAGTTCCCAAAATCGTTAACATATCAGCTTAAGCGCATTCAAAAAGATGTGGATAAATTACCGCATTCCGAAAATATTGGAGCCGTAACTGCTTGTCAAAAATTTATTTCGGAAGCTAATTCTAAAATCAGAAATTTAAATCTAGATTTCCTATTAGAACTAAGCGCAGACGACACAATAATTAGAGAAAATTTAGACGATAGTTTAACCGAACTGAGTGACTTATTACACGAAATGTCGCTTTCCTTGTCCGACACCTATTTCAATCATTCGTATCAACAAAAGCAATTGGTTGATCAAAATTTCCCATTTTAA
- a CDS encoding transglutaminase family protein, producing MEFKVSHTTSYDYDSGVTFCHNIATLKPKTMPGQKLLEYELEISPKPAEITERLDFFGNIVTRFSIQEHHKKLEVTAKSKILRDYSQQDDIETSKMGKSITLEDSLRLLKTNKLDLVDINQFKLESIFITRISPEIKAYAEESFKADRSVFEASYELMERIFKEFKFDSGFSTIATPIHEVMKEKKGVCQDFAQIAIACVRSIGLPARYVSGYIETLPPPGKEKLVGTDASHAWFSVYIPTFGWVDFDPTNNQIPKNQHITVSWGRDYYDVPPLKGVVYSTGKNKMNVAVDIRPA from the coding sequence ATGGAGTTTAAAGTATCTCACACCACAAGTTACGACTACGATAGCGGTGTAACTTTTTGTCATAATATTGCGACTTTAAAACCTAAAACCATGCCTGGCCAAAAGTTGTTAGAGTATGAATTAGAAATTAGTCCAAAACCCGCAGAAATCACTGAACGTTTAGATTTCTTCGGAAATATAGTCACCCGATTTTCAATTCAAGAACATCATAAAAAATTAGAAGTTACTGCAAAAAGTAAAATATTAAGAGATTACAGTCAACAAGACGACATTGAAACCTCTAAAATGGGAAAATCCATCACTTTAGAAGATTCTTTAAGACTCTTAAAAACAAATAAACTTGACTTGGTAGATATCAATCAATTTAAATTAGAGTCGATATTTATTACTCGAATTTCTCCAGAAATAAAAGCTTATGCCGAGGAATCATTTAAAGCGGACCGTTCTGTTTTTGAGGCCTCGTACGAATTAATGGAACGCATCTTTAAAGAATTTAAATTTGATTCTGGTTTTAGTACCATAGCTACCCCGATTCATGAAGTTATGAAAGAGAAAAAAGGGGTTTGTCAAGATTTTGCTCAAATTGCCATTGCTTGCGTGCGTTCTATAGGTTTACCTGCGCGATATGTAAGCGGGTATATAGAAACCTTACCACCTCCAGGAAAAGAAAAATTAGTAGGTACAGATGCTTCTCATGCGTGGTTTTCTGTTTACATCCCAACATTTGGTTGGGTAGATTTTGATCCAACAAATAATCAGATTCCAAAAAACCAACACATCACCGTATCTTGGGGACGAGATTATTACGATGTACCGCCTTTAAAAGGTGTGGTTTACAGTACTGGAAAGAACAAAATGAATGTTGCTGTAGATATTAGACCAGCATAG
- a CDS encoding TonB-dependent receptor domain-containing protein: MKFKSLCLSVLIMVFCQNVCAQVTGTVLDAKAQEVIDYATVALYKTSDSLLITGVVTNQAGTFAIDNIKKGSYYLEASFIGYETTKTEPFTVVKSDANLNLGTIFLNASAELLNEVVLKGTSSAVINKVDRQVFSTKNFENAIGGNGVDVLRNLPSVNINGNGEIALRGSTSFTLLLNGKPIQSSASQILAQLPANAIERVEVITAPSAKYDPEGKSGILNIIIKRGATNGAFTQINLKLGAPSIEDYDNEDVAGRYGGDFTFNLRNDTWNFSLGASYTRNDVSGRREGDVYTIINDTLTQFPSDGERSFDEINYSGRVNLDYTPNASNLFSLGVYAGKRSKDRRANIFYYDNHAITPADGGDEDRIYTFQYWNDNLRIRKSDFVVASFDYEHTFINTSHLSTSFLYEYTFLGGPTTNENLAYPDISEILQEEYNTNDNPLHGIRFQADYTFKPMDIGQFAVGYQYRNLDHKGDFVYERKDLDTGEFILVPEFSSEVNLIRQINSGYVQLDKSTAQFDYSVGLRLESMDRELYLKDKVGVVDTTYTYDFVKLYPSASVQYKVNEDLKLKAAYSRRIERTTSFKMNPFPEREHSETLEQGDPTLKPEFIDLVEVGVVKDFEEGASLYGTFYYRDVKNLINRVNTIYNDTILNRIYSNVGSGTSIGLELGSEFKVTENWNNFIGANLYNFAIDGAYNGNQIDTSSFVYSLNINSTYTFSETASLQFTFNYLSERVTAQGEDSQFYSPNLAFKKSFFNNQLVATLQWQNIDMGLLDTNEQRITTWQDGSFYTTTNYVYEVDMIFLNLTYSFNKRKNESKFIESEFGKREF; encoded by the coding sequence ATGAAGTTTAAAAGTTTATGCCTGTCCGTATTAATAATGGTGTTCTGTCAAAATGTATGTGCTCAAGTAACGGGTACTGTTTTAGATGCTAAAGCGCAAGAGGTGATTGATTATGCAACTGTAGCACTGTATAAAACAAGTGACAGTTTATTAATTACAGGTGTTGTTACTAATCAGGCAGGAACCTTTGCTATAGATAATATTAAAAAAGGAAGTTATTATTTAGAGGCGTCTTTTATTGGATACGAAACCACGAAAACGGAACCCTTTACTGTTGTAAAATCAGATGCGAATTTAAATCTTGGAACCATTTTTTTAAACGCTAGTGCCGAACTTTTAAACGAGGTTGTCTTAAAAGGAACGAGTAGTGCTGTTATTAATAAAGTGGACCGACAAGTATTTTCTACTAAGAACTTTGAAAATGCTATTGGCGGTAATGGTGTAGATGTGTTAAGAAATTTACCTTCGGTAAATATTAACGGTAATGGCGAAATTGCACTGCGCGGAAGTACTAGTTTTACGCTTTTACTTAACGGAAAACCTATACAAAGTAGTGCGTCGCAAATTCTGGCACAACTTCCTGCAAATGCAATAGAACGTGTAGAGGTTATTACTGCGCCATCTGCAAAATACGATCCAGAAGGTAAGTCGGGTATTCTTAATATTATTATCAAAAGAGGCGCAACAAACGGAGCGTTTACACAAATAAATTTAAAGTTAGGAGCTCCAAGTATAGAAGATTATGATAACGAAGACGTTGCTGGTCGCTATGGCGGAGATTTTACATTCAATCTTAGAAATGATACTTGGAATTTTTCTCTAGGAGCAAGCTATACACGTAACGACGTGTCTGGGCGAAGAGAGGGAGATGTGTATACTATTATAAACGATACTTTAACGCAGTTTCCATCAGATGGTGAGCGAAGCTTCGATGAAATTAATTATTCTGGGCGTGTAAACTTAGATTATACGCCAAATGCATCTAATCTTTTTTCATTAGGTGTTTATGCCGGTAAACGCTCTAAAGATAGACGTGCTAATATTTTCTATTATGATAATCATGCCATAACACCTGCGGACGGTGGTGATGAAGATCGTATTTATACTTTTCAATATTGGAATGATAATTTAAGAATCCGAAAAAGTGATTTTGTGGTGGCTAGTTTCGATTATGAACATACTTTCATTAATACATCGCATTTGTCAACATCTTTTTTATATGAATATACTTTTCTAGGCGGTCCTACAACTAACGAAAATTTAGCATATCCAGATATTTCAGAAATTTTACAAGAAGAATATAACACAAATGATAATCCATTGCACGGAATACGTTTTCAAGCAGATTATACGTTTAAACCCATGGATATTGGGCAATTCGCTGTAGGGTATCAATATCGAAATTTAGATCATAAAGGAGACTTCGTGTACGAAAGAAAAGATTTAGATACCGGTGAGTTTATATTAGTGCCAGAATTTTCTAGTGAAGTAAATTTAATACGACAAATTAATTCTGGATATGTACAGTTAGATAAGTCTACAGCGCAATTCGATTATAGCGTAGGTTTACGTCTTGAAAGTATGGATAGAGAACTGTATTTAAAAGATAAGGTTGGGGTTGTAGATACAACGTATACATACGATTTTGTGAAACTATACCCTTCTGCATCTGTACAATATAAAGTCAATGAGGATTTAAAATTAAAAGCGGCCTATAGCCGTCGTATTGAGCGTACCACATCTTTTAAAATGAATCCGTTTCCTGAGCGAGAACATTCTGAAACTTTAGAACAGGGAGACCCTACTTTAAAACCTGAATTTATAGATTTAGTAGAGGTTGGAGTTGTTAAAGATTTTGAGGAAGGAGCTTCGTTATATGGAACCTTTTATTATCGCGATGTAAAAAATCTTATTAACCGTGTAAATACCATTTATAACGATACCATTTTAAACAGAATTTACTCTAATGTTGGTTCTGGAACATCAATAGGTTTAGAATTAGGAAGTGAGTTTAAAGTAACCGAAAATTGGAATAATTTTATAGGAGCCAATCTATATAACTTTGCCATAGATGGCGCGTATAACGGAAACCAAATAGATACCAGTAGTTTCGTGTATTCGTTAAATATTAACTCTACCTATACATTTTCTGAGACGGCATCTTTACAGTTTACGTTTAACTATTTATCAGAGCGGGTAACTGCTCAAGGTGAAGATTCTCAATTTTATTCACCCAATTTAGCTTTTAAGAAATCCTTTTTTAACAATCAGTTAGTAGCCACATTACAATGGCAAAATATAGATATGGGACTTCTAGATACAAACGAACAACGTATTACCACTTGGCAGGATGGTTCCTTTTATACTACAACTAATTATGTTTACGAAGTAGATATGATTTTCTTAAACTTAACCTATTCATTTAATAAAAGGAAAAACGAATCTAAATTTATAGAGAGTGAATTTGGTAAGCGTGAATTTTAA
- a CDS encoding AraC family transcriptional regulator, translating to MQEQFGIRVNSKIELKQTLKIEPFDTTKRFTKPHKHNKYFEIVYLSQGSGLHTIDTTAYVIDVPQFFFVKREEVHHWSIDTEPKGFVVIFKDEFIENTKDKEINLLVLELSKINMLNVKNKEDQMVIETIFELLCKETKTNSNINIIEGLLKALLSKITSLNTYDKKGVFGDVSEQFLYFLSESPQNNVSYYANKLCITPQYLNTICKQAFNKSASEVIATYINKEAKRLLLYTAYNVSEIAHLLHFKDASHFGKYFKKNNQITPLNYRKSAVSKPV from the coding sequence ATGCAAGAGCAATTTGGTATTCGCGTTAATTCTAAAATAGAATTAAAACAAACCCTCAAAATCGAGCCATTCGATACGACTAAAAGGTTTACAAAACCCCATAAGCATAACAAGTATTTCGAAATTGTATATTTAAGTCAAGGCAGTGGTTTGCATACCATAGATACTACAGCTTATGTTATTGATGTGCCTCAGTTTTTCTTTGTAAAACGAGAAGAAGTGCACCATTGGTCTATAGATACAGAGCCTAAAGGATTTGTTGTTATTTTTAAAGATGAATTTATTGAAAACACTAAGGATAAAGAAATAAATTTATTAGTGTTAGAGTTGTCTAAAATCAATATGCTTAATGTTAAAAACAAAGAAGATCAAATGGTTATTGAAACCATATTTGAATTGCTTTGTAAGGAAACAAAAACAAATTCAAACATTAATATTATCGAAGGATTATTAAAGGCGTTGCTTTCTAAAATAACAAGTTTAAATACTTACGATAAAAAAGGTGTGTTTGGAGATGTTTCGGAACAATTTTTATACTTCTTAAGCGAGAGTCCGCAAAATAACGTGTCGTATTATGCTAATAAATTATGCATAACACCGCAATATTTAAACACAATCTGTAAGCAGGCATTTAATAAATCTGCTTCCGAAGTTATCGCGACTTATATTAATAAAGAAGCTAAGCGTTTATTGTTATACACAGCCTATAATGTTTCCGAAATTGCACACTTACTTCATTTTAAAGATGCTTCTCATTTTGGGAAATATTTCAAAAAAAATAATCAGATTACCCCATTAAATTATCGAAAATCTGCTGTAAGTAAACCAGTTTAG
- a CDS encoding FGGY family carbohydrate kinase, with product MEKVIAVVDIGKTNKKIFLFDKNFNVVYQNAIQFEEITDEDGFCCDDIEAIENWVKSSIKHIQVEGKFQIKALNFSTHGASLVYLNKEGKRITPLYNYLKPLDINDYKGFYESQGGVEEFSRKTASPAYGMLNTGIQMLSLKKNKPDTWEQVHTILHYPQYLSYLFTKTITADFTSVGAHTATWDFDTMQYHSWLKDENISLPEPCKGNDAVLTEINGEQIAVGTGLHDSSSSIIPILENETRKNFVLLSTGTWIITMNPFSKETLTQHQLQNNCLCFMTPEKQQVKSSMQFLGRIHEVYIEALSEFFKKDIDTHLNLSLNETLCTELIDQDARVFLSENIDTDFEAHPEFLQKFLSYETAYYQLIYEISKKVMLAIDLISDEDAVLEDVYISGGFNRNKIFIEFLQLLNPSITIKISDCKNESALGAALLMKSYL from the coding sequence ATGGAAAAAGTTATAGCAGTTGTAGATATAGGAAAAACCAATAAAAAGATATTTTTGTTTGACAAAAATTTTAATGTTGTGTATCAAAACGCAATTCAGTTTGAAGAAATTACAGACGAAGATGGGTTTTGTTGCGACGATATTGAAGCTATAGAAAATTGGGTTAAATCCAGTATCAAACACATTCAAGTTGAAGGTAAGTTTCAAATCAAAGCTTTAAATTTTTCTACGCATGGGGCCTCATTGGTTTATCTTAATAAAGAAGGAAAACGCATAACGCCACTGTACAATTATCTAAAACCATTAGATATAAATGATTATAAAGGATTTTACGAGTCTCAAGGCGGTGTAGAAGAGTTTTCTAGAAAAACAGCTTCTCCTGCTTATGGTATGTTAAATACAGGGATTCAAATGTTATCGCTTAAAAAAAATAAACCAGACACTTGGGAGCAAGTCCATACCATTTTACATTATCCACAATACCTAAGTTATTTATTTACAAAAACAATTACTGCAGATTTTACGTCTGTTGGGGCACATACCGCGACATGGGATTTCGATACCATGCAATACCACAGTTGGTTAAAAGATGAAAATATAAGTCTGCCAGAACCTTGTAAAGGAAACGACGCAGTGTTGACTGAAATTAACGGTGAGCAAATTGCAGTAGGAACTGGATTGCATGATAGTTCTTCATCTATCATTCCGATATTAGAAAATGAAACGCGTAAAAATTTCGTTTTACTATCTACAGGAACATGGATTATTACCATGAATCCGTTTAGTAAAGAAACATTAACACAGCATCAACTTCAAAATAATTGCTTGTGTTTTATGACTCCCGAAAAACAGCAAGTCAAATCTTCTATGCAGTTTTTAGGACGCATCCACGAGGTGTATATAGAAGCCTTAAGCGAATTCTTTAAAAAAGATATCGATACTCATTTAAATCTGAGTTTAAATGAAACGTTGTGTACGGAATTAATCGACCAAGATGCACGTGTGTTTTTATCTGAAAATATCGATACCGATTTTGAAGCACATCCAGAGTTTTTACAAAAGTTTTTGTCTTACGAGACCGCTTATTATCAATTGATTTATGAAATTAGTAAAAAGGTAATGTTGGCTATAGATTTAATATCTGATGAAGATGCCGTTTTAGAAGATGTATATATTTCTGGAGGTTTTAACCGAAACAAAATCTTTATAGAATTCTTACAGTTACTAAACCCTAGTATCACTATAAAAATTTCAGATTGTAAAAATGAAAGTGCATTAGGAGCAGCGTTATTGATGAAATCTTATTTGTAA
- a CDS encoding L-fucose isomerase: MSRLIGRLPKVGIRPVIDGRELGVRESLEVQTMDMAKAAAKLIEETLRFPSGEQVECVIADTTIGGVADAAACADKFRREGVEVSLTVTPCWCYGTEVMDTDPLTPKAVWGFNGTERPGAVYLAAALAGYSQKGLPAFGIYGKEVQDGGDKSIPEDVSEKILRFVKGALAVAQMKGKSYLSIGYSSMGIAGSMVDVNFLQDYLGVRAEFVESVELLRRIEHNIFDQDEYKKALAWTKENCKEGPDRNSPESQKSAEVKEKEWEKVVKMTLICKDLMNGNPKLKAMGFGEESKGRNAIMGGFQGQRQWTDYQPNADFTESILNSSFDWNGIRQAYTFATENDCLNAISMLFGHLLTNKAQLFSDVRTYWSAASVERVTGKKLTGLAAHGIIHLINSGSTTLDATAQQLDEEGNPTMKPFWDITEDDVQRCLDNTKWPPATVEYFRGGGFSSNFLTKATMPLTMCRINLIKGIGPVLQLVEGWSVELPEDIHNVLNDRTDPTWPTTWFVPRTTGKGAFKDVYTVMAKWGANHGAISHGHIGADLISLAAMLRIPVNMHNVDENDVFRPSAWAAFGEELEGADYRACDNYGPLYGFK, translated from the coding sequence ATGAGTAGATTAATAGGTAGATTACCAAAAGTTGGGATACGTCCTGTGATTGATGGACGTGAATTAGGCGTAAGAGAATCTTTAGAGGTTCAGACAATGGATATGGCCAAAGCGGCCGCAAAATTAATTGAAGAAACTTTACGTTTTCCAAGTGGAGAACAAGTAGAGTGTGTAATTGCAGATACTACTATTGGAGGTGTTGCAGATGCAGCAGCTTGTGCAGATAAATTTAGAAGAGAAGGTGTAGAAGTGTCTTTAACAGTAACGCCATGTTGGTGTTATGGTACAGAAGTAATGGATACCGACCCGTTAACACCTAAAGCAGTTTGGGGATTTAATGGAACAGAACGACCAGGTGCAGTTTACTTAGCTGCCGCTTTAGCAGGCTATTCTCAAAAAGGATTACCAGCTTTCGGAATTTATGGAAAAGAAGTCCAAGATGGAGGAGATAAGTCGATTCCTGAAGATGTATCAGAAAAGATTTTACGTTTTGTAAAAGGGGCTTTAGCAGTAGCCCAAATGAAAGGTAAATCGTATTTATCTATAGGCTATAGCTCTATGGGTATTGCAGGATCTATGGTCGATGTAAACTTTTTACAAGACTATTTAGGCGTTCGTGCAGAATTCGTAGAATCTGTTGAACTTTTAAGACGTATTGAGCATAATATTTTCGATCAAGACGAGTATAAAAAAGCATTAGCTTGGACTAAAGAAAATTGTAAAGAAGGACCAGATAGAAACAGTCCAGAATCGCAAAAATCGGCAGAAGTTAAAGAGAAAGAATGGGAGAAAGTTGTGAAAATGACTTTAATCTGTAAAGATTTAATGAACGGAAATCCTAAACTTAAAGCCATGGGATTTGGTGAAGAGTCTAAAGGTAGAAATGCAATTATGGGTGGATTCCAAGGGCAACGTCAATGGACCGATTACCAACCTAATGCAGATTTTACAGAGTCTATTTTAAACTCGTCTTTCGACTGGAATGGAATTCGTCAAGCGTATACGTTCGCAACAGAAAACGATTGTTTAAATGCCATTTCAATGTTGTTTGGTCACTTATTGACTAATAAAGCACAGTTATTCTCAGATGTACGTACGTATTGGAGTGCAGCATCTGTAGAACGTGTTACAGGTAAAAAATTAACAGGTTTAGCAGCGCATGGAATTATTCATTTAATTAATTCTGGTTCTACAACTTTAGATGCTACAGCTCAGCAGTTAGACGAGGAAGGTAACCCAACAATGAAACCATTTTGGGACATTACAGAAGATGATGTACAAAGATGTTTAGATAACACCAAATGGCCACCAGCTACAGTAGAATATTTTAGAGGAGGAGGATTCTCATCTAATTTCTTAACTAAAGCGACAATGCCTTTAACAATGTGTAGAATTAACCTAATTAAAGGTATCGGCCCTGTGCTACAGCTTGTGGAAGGATGGAGTGTAGAGTTGCCGGAAGATATCCATAACGTTTTAAATGATAGAACAGATCCAACTTGGCCAACAACTTGGTTCGTGCCAAGAACAACGGGAAAAGGAGCTTTTAAAGATGTGTATACCGTAATGGCAAAATGGGGAGCAAACCACGGTGCTATTTCTCACGGACATATTGGTGCAGATTTAATTTCATTAGCTGCCATGTTACGTATTCCAGTTAACATGCATAATGTAGATGAAAACGACGTATTTAGACCTAGTGCTTGGGCTGCTTTTGGAGAAGAACTAGAAGGTGCAGACTACAGAGCATGTGATAATTATGGTCCGTTATACGGATTTAAATAA
- the rhaD gene encoding rhamnulose-1-phosphate aldolase has product MKTLKLPVEVQDELKKVSEVAGYLWQREWAERNAGNISMNLTSFFSKEEVQGIGEEVPFDFPKGAAGFVIYITGTGCYLRDLVDKLDEVSCILYINEDASAYSIIWGGKQANFGPTCELISHSSIHLFNSIHHPENLAVVHTHPLELICMSHHELFDNEEELNRQIWMMCPEVKVFVPKGIHCTPYALSSTAALAEVTMEAFKTRNVSLWEKHGATATAPDVMKAWDFLDVANKGAKMLMMCWAAGFQPAGLSNDQLTELEQFT; this is encoded by the coding sequence ATGAAGACTTTAAAACTTCCTGTTGAAGTACAAGACGAATTAAAAAAAGTATCTGAAGTTGCTGGTTATTTATGGCAACGTGAATGGGCAGAAAGAAATGCTGGAAATATATCAATGAATTTAACTTCTTTCTTTAGTAAAGAAGAGGTTCAAGGTATTGGGGAAGAAGTGCCTTTCGATTTTCCTAAAGGCGCTGCCGGTTTCGTGATTTATATAACAGGAACAGGATGCTATCTAAGAGACTTAGTAGATAAGTTAGATGAGGTATCTTGTATTCTTTATATTAATGAAGATGCTTCTGCATATTCTATAATTTGGGGAGGTAAGCAAGCTAATTTTGGACCAACATGCGAGTTAATTTCACACTCTAGCATCCATTTATTTAATTCGATTCACCACCCAGAGAATTTAGCGGTTGTACATACACATCCATTAGAATTAATCTGTATGAGTCATCATGAGTTATTTGATAATGAAGAAGAATTAAACAGACAAATTTGGATGATGTGTCCTGAGGTAAAAGTATTTGTGCCTAAGGGAATTCACTGTACTCCATATGCTTTATCCAGTACTGCTGCTCTTGCAGAAGTAACTATGGAAGCATTTAAAACAAGAAACGTGTCGTTATGGGAAAAGCATGGTGCAACAGCAACAGCTCCAGATGTAATGAAAGCATGGGACTTTTTAGATGTAGCAAATAAAGGAGCAAAAATGTTAATGATGTGTTGGGCTGCAGGATTTCAACCAGCGGGATTATCTAACGATCAGTTAACAGAATTAGAGCAATTTACATAA